Proteins found in one Tsukamurella paurometabola DSM 20162 genomic segment:
- a CDS encoding CoA transferase — protein sequence MTPNRLTAPPDIHTDFAALLAGVGLNAADTGGRVSFTGADPIVPSRHRLGAIMAMGMMAPAVATQILYRMRGGSAQDLSVDLRQAVAHINPMYNFTPTAGGYPYYSPVATIGKALGFGIYPTKDDRWYLPTAVYPHMFRDWVALLQTGVDAESVARAISGWNAQDLEDAAAERGMVGTMIRTPEEWLAHPHGAYLSDVPLIEIIKIGDSAPELPLLADPARPLSGIKVATMTHVIAGPVAARTLAEQGAQVLDLARPDPEIDLILLDTHLGFRSTYSDLRQQRYLDQTRRLIDDADVVIENYRGRKIADFGLSAEAIAQSRPGIVYASVRGFGWDGPWSDRGGFDMDANCCTGYATLEGGDGPPKLPPTVILNDYLAGYLTALGVLAALKLRAERGGSYHVRTSLSRFSMWYSQLGVFDQSYVDEMTQHPDHQPVPPQTYDFTGAYGRQHRLAPGITYATTPGGWRIPDHPVVVPLGASEPTWLPPY from the coding sequence ATGACTCCGAACCGATTGACCGCACCCCCCGATATCCACACCGATTTCGCGGCACTTCTGGCCGGAGTCGGCCTGAACGCCGCCGATACCGGCGGCAGGGTCTCCTTCACCGGCGCCGACCCCATCGTCCCCAGCCGGCACCGATTGGGCGCCATCATGGCCATGGGAATGATGGCCCCCGCGGTCGCGACGCAAATCCTCTACCGCATGCGCGGCGGATCGGCGCAAGATCTTTCCGTCGACCTCAGACAGGCCGTCGCTCACATCAACCCGATGTACAACTTCACTCCCACCGCCGGTGGATACCCCTACTACTCACCGGTCGCCACCATCGGCAAGGCTCTGGGCTTCGGCATCTATCCCACCAAGGACGATCGCTGGTACCTCCCCACCGCGGTCTATCCCCACATGTTCCGCGACTGGGTCGCGCTCCTGCAGACCGGTGTCGACGCCGAGTCCGTCGCCCGGGCCATCTCCGGATGGAACGCCCAAGACCTGGAGGACGCTGCCGCCGAGCGCGGCATGGTCGGCACCATGATCCGTACTCCCGAGGAATGGCTCGCCCATCCGCACGGCGCCTACCTCAGCGATGTCCCGCTCATCGAGATCATCAAGATCGGTGACAGCGCGCCCGAGCTACCGCTCCTCGCCGATCCGGCTCGCCCTCTCTCCGGCATCAAGGTCGCCACCATGACCCACGTGATCGCCGGTCCCGTCGCCGCACGCACGCTCGCCGAACAGGGCGCCCAGGTACTCGATCTCGCCCGTCCGGACCCCGAGATCGACCTGATCCTCCTCGATACCCACCTCGGATTCCGCTCCACCTACAGCGATCTCCGCCAGCAGAGGTATCTCGATCAGACGCGCAGGCTGATCGATGACGCCGATGTCGTCATCGAGAACTACCGCGGCCGCAAGATCGCAGACTTCGGTCTCTCGGCCGAAGCGATCGCCCAATCCCGGCCCGGAATCGTTTACGCGTCGGTGCGCGGATTCGGTTGGGACGGACCATGGTCGGATCGCGGTGGATTCGATATGGATGCCAATTGCTGCACCGGATATGCAACTCTCGAAGGCGGCGATGGGCCGCCGAAGCTTCCGCCGACGGTGATCCTCAACGACTACCTCGCCGGGTACCTCACGGCGCTCGGTGTGTTGGCCGCGCTCAAGCTCCGAGCCGAGCGCGGAGGCAGCTACCACGTTCGTACGTCACTGTCCCGCTTCTCCATGTGGTACTCGCAACTCGGGGTCTTCGACCAGTCCTACGTTGACGAGATGACGCAGCATCCCGATCACCAGCCCGTACCGCCGCAGACCTACGACTTCACCGGCGCGTACGGGCGGCAACATCGTCTGGCGCCGGGAATCACCTACGCCACGACACCGGGAGGTTGGCGTATTCCGGACCACCCCGTGGTCGTCCCACTCGGAGCATCCGAGCCGACGTGGTTGCCGCCCTATTGA
- a CDS encoding FAS1-like dehydratase domain-containing protein: MTAPQIRSETVDWDIWYPDAYEISAEGVRGFARAVRDPHVPFGARGILATDTPVPITLLAGPMFDAAAILVSRAIPNCNLSRIVHAAQQFTTVRPLRIGQRISFGARLTSHIVKANTDVIAIEVTAYADDAAHLAALITIAHSATAGPGVDLDAVADQIMLTGTGPSDSDAYTATAG; encoded by the coding sequence GTGACCGCGCCGCAGATACGATCGGAAACCGTCGATTGGGACATCTGGTATCCCGATGCCTACGAGATCAGCGCGGAGGGCGTGCGCGGGTTCGCCCGGGCCGTTCGCGATCCCCACGTCCCGTTCGGAGCCCGCGGAATCCTGGCCACCGACACCCCGGTCCCCATCACACTGCTCGCGGGCCCCATGTTCGACGCGGCCGCCATCCTCGTGAGCCGGGCGATCCCGAACTGCAATCTGTCCCGCATCGTCCACGCCGCGCAGCAGTTCACCACGGTCCGGCCCCTGCGGATCGGCCAGCGGATCAGCTTCGGCGCACGACTGACATCGCACATCGTCAAGGCGAACACCGATGTGATCGCCATCGAGGTGACCGCCTATGCCGACGATGCTGCCCACCTGGCCGCCCTGATCACGATCGCCCATTCCGCCACCGCGGGACCAGGAGTGGATCTCGACGCGGTGGCGGACCAGATCATGCTGACCGGGACGGGACCGTCCGACAGCGACGCCTACACGGCCACCGCCGGTTGA
- a CDS encoding cyclopropane mycolic acid synthase family methyltransferase — translation MPNLDPHFDDVQAHYDLSDDFFRLFLDPTQTYSCAYFERDDMTLEEAQLAKVDLSLGKLDLKPGMTLLDVGCGWGTTLIRALEKYDVNVIGLTLSKNQYEAVSRRLGEVQSERSAEVRLQGWEEFDGAVDAIVSIGAFEHFTHERHLAFFDRAFDILPAGGRAMIHTIMTFGMDTFRGESRVTRADFDFFRFIRTEIFPGGELPITKYFPLLAEMGGFDVTRIQSLQPHYAKTLDIWAANLEAAREQALHIHPQSVYDTYIKYLTGCADAFRRGLIDVRQHTLVKPEHDARHRTLDEVLAMHPEVDAAAGTTAARFIPSR, via the coding sequence ATGCCGAACCTCGATCCGCACTTCGACGACGTCCAAGCGCACTACGATTTGTCCGACGACTTCTTCCGCCTATTCCTGGACCCGACGCAGACGTACTCGTGCGCGTACTTCGAGCGCGACGATATGACGCTGGAGGAGGCGCAGCTCGCCAAGGTGGATCTCTCCCTCGGCAAACTGGATCTCAAGCCCGGCATGACGCTGCTGGACGTGGGGTGCGGCTGGGGAACCACACTGATCCGCGCCCTCGAGAAGTACGACGTCAACGTGATCGGCCTGACGCTGTCGAAGAACCAGTACGAGGCGGTCAGCCGCAGGCTCGGCGAGGTGCAGTCCGAGCGTTCGGCGGAAGTCCGCTTGCAGGGCTGGGAGGAGTTCGACGGTGCCGTGGACGCGATCGTCAGCATCGGCGCGTTCGAGCATTTCACCCACGAGCGGCACCTCGCATTCTTCGACCGCGCCTTCGACATCCTCCCGGCCGGAGGCCGGGCCATGATCCACACGATCATGACCTTCGGTATGGACACCTTCCGGGGCGAGAGTCGGGTGACCCGTGCGGATTTCGACTTCTTCCGGTTCATCCGGACCGAGATCTTCCCCGGCGGGGAACTGCCGATCACCAAGTACTTCCCGCTCCTCGCGGAGATGGGTGGGTTCGACGTGACCCGGATTCAGAGCCTGCAGCCGCACTACGCGAAGACCTTGGACATCTGGGCGGCGAACCTCGAGGCGGCACGCGAGCAGGCACTGCACATCCACCCGCAGTCCGTGTACGACACGTACATCAAGTACCTGACCGGATGCGCCGATGCGTTCCGGCGCGGCCTCATCGACGTGCGTCAGCACACCTTGGTCAAGCCGGAGCACGATGCCCGGCACAGGACCCTCGACGAGGTGCTGGCCATGCATCCGGAGGTCGACGCGGCCGCGGGTACCACCGCGGCGCGGTTCATCCCCTCGCGCTAG
- a CDS encoding MFS transporter: protein MVARIALIVALGSFTFGYDLGSTATALGHLARQWNLTATEFGFTTAALPAAATVSALVAGELSDRVTPITALTVSNLALITGSVASACAPNYQVMIGARLLLGAGIGAMAALTPLFLRLLAPPGATGRYTALHQAMIAAGYAGATAATIAFGADATVIVLLLGSIAPAIVLFNAKAIAARIPTRPVGVPTGRGGTIRWPAVAIAVLQQLTGISVLVYYAPTVLQQVGASETTATALLLGISMVSIASCVAAGHLADRYGRVPLLQAGAISLAVSMTAIGLAFQFQSLASLAAATAVVLIVFPATWGALAWTAITDLAPPERPGRTIGAATTANWVATAVLSWAAPLLISGRSPVPTVAFVSFGSMSVCAGLWVRRALASVPGPGAAAPSARG, encoded by the coding sequence ATGGTTGCGCGAATCGCTCTGATCGTCGCTCTGGGCTCGTTCACCTTCGGATACGACCTGGGCTCGACCGCTACTGCGCTGGGGCACCTGGCTAGGCAATGGAACCTCACCGCCACGGAATTCGGCTTCACCACGGCCGCACTACCGGCCGCGGCCACTGTCTCCGCACTGGTGGCGGGCGAGTTGTCGGACCGGGTCACCCCGATCACGGCGCTCACGGTGTCGAACCTGGCACTGATCACCGGCTCCGTCGCCTCCGCCTGCGCACCGAACTATCAGGTCATGATCGGGGCGCGCCTGCTTCTGGGCGCCGGTATCGGGGCGATGGCCGCCCTCACACCGCTGTTCCTCCGACTCCTGGCTCCGCCCGGGGCCACCGGGCGCTACACCGCACTGCACCAAGCGATGATCGCCGCCGGTTACGCGGGCGCGACCGCTGCGACGATCGCCTTCGGCGCCGACGCCACCGTGATCGTTCTGCTACTGGGGTCCATCGCCCCGGCGATCGTGCTGTTCAACGCCAAGGCGATCGCCGCCCGGATCCCGACCAGGCCGGTGGGCGTGCCCACGGGGCGTGGGGGCACGATCAGGTGGCCCGCGGTCGCCATCGCGGTCCTGCAGCAGCTCACCGGTATCAGCGTGCTGGTCTACTACGCTCCGACCGTCCTCCAGCAGGTGGGTGCCTCGGAGACGACGGCAACCGCCCTGCTGCTGGGCATCAGCATGGTGAGCATCGCGTCGTGTGTCGCGGCCGGCCACCTCGCGGATCGATACGGACGGGTGCCGCTGCTCCAGGCCGGCGCGATCTCTCTCGCGGTCTCGATGACCGCGATCGGATTAGCCTTCCAGTTCCAATCGCTGGCGAGCCTCGCGGCGGCTACCGCGGTGGTCCTGATCGTCTTTCCGGCCACGTGGGGCGCGCTCGCCTGGACCGCGATCACCGACCTGGCTCCGCCGGAACGGCCCGGGCGGACGATCGGCGCCGCGACCACGGCGAACTGGGTGGCAACGGCGGTATTGTCCTGGGCCGCACCGTTGCTCATCTCCGGACGCTCCCCGGTGCCCACCGTGGCGTTCGTATCCTTCGGGAGCATGTCCGTCTGCGCGGGGCTCTGGGTCAGGCGGGCGCTCGCGTCCGTGCCGGGACCGGGCGCGGCGGCTCCTAGCGCGAGGGGATGA
- a CDS encoding flavoprotein, which produces MSRPTLYLIGCASPPVLQMHEWVDRAQEAGWAACVILSEAAATWLTSDQLRHLEESTGHPVRSGPRSPFEPDPLPPAHAAVGVPVTFATLNKIATGVTDTIPVGKVCELAGSGLPVALVPRFHEANMTHPQLPLSMTALSTMGIRVAPTGDADDETFDREFDKALAWLRESL; this is translated from the coding sequence ATGAGTCGCCCCACGCTGTATCTGATCGGCTGTGCCTCACCTCCGGTACTGCAGATGCACGAGTGGGTCGATCGCGCACAGGAGGCCGGGTGGGCGGCCTGTGTCATCCTCAGCGAAGCGGCGGCGACGTGGCTGACCTCCGACCAACTGCGGCATCTGGAGGAGAGCACCGGACACCCGGTCCGGTCCGGTCCACGCTCACCGTTCGAGCCCGATCCCCTGCCGCCTGCGCACGCGGCGGTCGGCGTTCCAGTGACGTTCGCGACGCTGAACAAGATCGCGACCGGAGTCACCGACACGATCCCCGTCGGCAAGGTTTGTGAATTGGCCGGATCCGGACTCCCCGTCGCACTCGTGCCCCGATTCCACGAGGCGAACATGACACACCCCCAACTACCGCTCAGCATGACGGCGCTCTCCACCATGGGGATACGGGTAGCACCGACGGGCGACGCCGACGATGAGACCTTCGACCGCGAATTCGACAAGGCACTGGCATGGTTGCGCGAATCGCTCTGA
- a CDS encoding helix-turn-helix domain-containing protein, with the protein MTVDTLGERIKAWRLRRGMSQQDLADRMSRSKSWIQKLEGSERHSDPRLSVLREVSEALGVPLSILIRNDQEPDRSAGRNLEQIEESIACAPLSTPEDSDVTPIRKQLRWSHHAYANAQYVQLADALPGLIRDVHRTSGASALKSEVYRLVTYTAFKHGAIHLAGRAADRSLESATDRHSQLLAVEAYALAFSRIPESAAAAATLVTTVSEQWRDLDSSSVYGAALLQGAVAAAAAADGDRALSLLARADATAQRLPRDDTAGTGFCTANVGLHYMDVYSRLGRYGKSRDLAQRLLDSPALGELSRERQAHFRLDLALLVANEQPAAACSHLIEVSRIAPAQLLHPDAQALMRTLMNGGSVPADFERLCRNLLGSLT; encoded by the coding sequence ATGACGGTCGACACTCTCGGTGAACGCATCAAAGCCTGGCGTTTACGACGGGGCATGTCGCAGCAGGATCTGGCGGACCGGATGTCCCGGTCGAAGTCGTGGATCCAGAAACTGGAGGGAAGCGAACGCCACAGCGACCCACGGTTGAGCGTCCTCCGCGAGGTCTCCGAGGCCTTGGGCGTTCCCCTCTCGATCCTGATACGCAACGATCAGGAACCGGACCGGTCCGCCGGTCGGAACCTCGAACAGATCGAGGAAAGCATTGCGTGCGCGCCGCTGTCGACACCGGAGGATTCCGATGTGACACCGATTCGCAAACAACTGCGGTGGTCGCACCACGCCTACGCGAACGCGCAGTACGTACAGCTGGCCGATGCGCTGCCCGGACTGATCCGCGACGTGCACCGAACCAGCGGTGCATCGGCGTTGAAGTCCGAGGTGTATCGCCTCGTCACGTACACGGCCTTCAAGCACGGTGCGATCCATCTCGCCGGAAGGGCGGCGGACAGATCATTGGAATCGGCCACCGATCGGCACTCCCAGCTTCTCGCGGTCGAGGCCTACGCCCTTGCGTTCTCCCGGATCCCCGAATCGGCGGCCGCGGCCGCCACCCTGGTCACCACGGTCAGCGAGCAGTGGCGCGACCTGGATTCCAGCTCCGTATACGGCGCGGCTCTTTTGCAGGGTGCGGTGGCGGCGGCGGCCGCCGCCGACGGCGACCGCGCCCTCTCGCTTCTGGCCCGGGCCGATGCGACGGCGCAACGGCTTCCCCGCGACGACACCGCCGGCACCGGATTCTGCACCGCCAATGTGGGACTGCACTACATGGATGTCTACTCCCGGCTGGGGAGGTACGGAAAGAGCCGGGACCTGGCCCAGCGGCTGCTCGACTCACCCGCCCTCGGTGAGCTGTCGCGGGAACGGCAGGCCCACTTCCGTCTCGACCTGGCACTCCTCGTCGCGAACGAGCAGCCGGCGGCTGCGTGCTCGCACCTGATCGAGGTATCGCGTATCGCTCCGGCGCAGCTGCTGCATCCGGATGCGCAGGCCCTGATGCGCACACTCATGAACGGGGGCTCCGTACCCGCCGACTTCGAACGCCTCTGCCGCAACCTTTTAGGATCCCTCACATGA
- a CDS encoding TetR/AcrR family transcriptional regulator: METTTGRPGRPPRLNRDKIVATAIEIVTREGYTKLSMRRLADRLGTSPMGIYYYFESKNELLGFIASEHDSVAAYLQGAPSNDPYERTVQTSEAMVRFLCAHAWALSGILDGHIRVEEFMANHLDGLARSIGELGFDEEGTAETVRWIWRIVVGEAMTRSRAAPTGGLTDTIESYLAGRLVRVRPRRVGREIGSE, from the coding sequence ATGGAGACGACGACGGGCCGACCAGGCCGGCCGCCTCGGCTGAACCGGGACAAGATCGTCGCGACGGCGATCGAGATCGTGACGCGCGAGGGATACACCAAGCTCTCCATGCGGCGCCTCGCCGACCGACTGGGCACCAGCCCCATGGGGATCTACTACTACTTCGAATCGAAGAACGAGCTGCTCGGCTTCATCGCCAGCGAGCACGACAGCGTGGCGGCCTACCTGCAGGGGGCACCGTCGAACGATCCCTACGAGCGCACCGTGCAGACCTCCGAGGCGATGGTCCGGTTCCTCTGCGCCCACGCCTGGGCGCTGTCGGGCATCCTCGACGGCCACATCCGGGTCGAAGAGTTCATGGCGAACCACCTGGACGGTCTGGCCCGCAGTATCGGCGAGCTCGGTTTCGACGAGGAAGGGACGGCGGAGACCGTGCGCTGGATCTGGCGGATCGTCGTCGGCGAGGCCATGACCCGGTCTCGGGCTGCCCCGACCGGCGGGCTCACGGACACGATCGAGAGCTATCTCGCCGGCAGGCTCGTCCGTGTGCGGCCGCGGCGCGTGGGTCGGGAGATCGGGTCGGAGTAG
- a CDS encoding zinc-binding dehydrogenase encodes MGDEMRAIVVDEPGPPEVLRLRRRAVPVPAAGEVLIQVEAFGLNRSEVHFRSGVATSGSFPRIPGIEAAGIVVLAPGGEFAVGTQVVTMMGGMGREFDGGYAEYVCVPAGQVIAFVSDLPWEQIGAVPEMVQTAYGSLHTGVRARPGQSLLVRGGTSSVGMALIVLAKTEGMTVYATTRRAGARELLLDIGADEVFVDDGEVAPAVRHVAVDGVDGAVELVGVNVLKDTLRAVKSGGTVCFTGMVSGRWTIPDFYPMDWLPNGVRLTSYSGESSDLPPSILQDFLAAAETGAVRIPVGKVYRLEDIVQAHRDMEAGVIGGKAVVRVDRSD; translated from the coding sequence ATGGGTGACGAGATGCGGGCGATCGTGGTGGACGAGCCCGGTCCGCCCGAAGTGCTGCGACTTCGTCGTCGTGCGGTGCCGGTCCCGGCCGCGGGCGAGGTGCTGATCCAGGTGGAGGCGTTCGGCCTCAATCGGTCGGAGGTGCACTTCCGAAGCGGTGTGGCCACGAGTGGATCGTTTCCGCGGATCCCGGGCATCGAGGCGGCGGGAATCGTCGTCCTCGCGCCGGGCGGGGAATTCGCCGTGGGCACCCAGGTGGTCACCATGATGGGCGGAATGGGCCGGGAGTTCGACGGGGGCTACGCCGAGTACGTGTGCGTGCCTGCGGGCCAGGTCATTGCGTTCGTCAGCGATCTTCCGTGGGAGCAGATCGGTGCCGTGCCCGAGATGGTGCAGACGGCCTACGGTTCCCTGCACACAGGGGTACGGGCTCGACCCGGGCAGTCGCTCTTGGTGCGAGGGGGGACCTCGTCCGTGGGAATGGCACTGATCGTCCTGGCCAAGACGGAGGGGATGACGGTGTACGCCACGACGAGACGAGCCGGGGCGCGCGAGCTCCTCCTGGACATCGGTGCCGACGAGGTCTTCGTCGACGACGGCGAGGTGGCGCCCGCGGTTCGTCACGTCGCGGTCGACGGGGTCGACGGAGCGGTCGAACTCGTCGGTGTGAACGTTCTGAAAGACACGTTGCGTGCTGTCAAAAGCGGTGGAACGGTGTGCTTCACCGGCATGGTGTCGGGCCGCTGGACGATACCGGATTTCTATCCGATGGACTGGCTTCCCAATGGCGTACGACTGACCTCCTATTCGGGCGAGTCGTCGGATCTGCCACCGTCGATCCTGCAGGACTTCCTCGCGGCAGCGGAGACGGGCGCGGTCCGGATCCCCGTCGGAAAGGTGTATCGCCTGGAGGACATCGTGCAAGCGCATCGCGATATGGAGGCCGGTGTCATCGGGGGGAAGGCCGTCGTGCGGGTCGACCGCTCCGACTAG
- a CDS encoding flavin-containing monooxygenase, whose translation MTEPRVVIIGAGVAGISTAYVLQQQGFTDWVVLEKGADVGGVWYWNHYPGLTCDVPSQIYQFAFAPKPDWERIWATGPDIQRYHRDVVDELGLADRIRCDTEVLAAEFDDASHTWTLTLNTGETLVADFVVCATGVLQNPAIPDLPGLAKFDGPVVHTARWDDALVTDGKRIAVIGTGSTGVQVVSALHSGARSVTHFVRSPQWVLWAPMRIPQFSAVTTLFERVPGLLDSVHRGLLWGSGILADIVTTPSWRRRAVQAYARASLRLQVRDKQLRTRLTPDYEPLCKRQVVSGSYYRALQSDTVELVTDDIAEITAEGLRTADGTLHEADVLVLATGFRAHDYMRPMQVTGREGIKLDDAWADGPRAYRMTAIPGFPNLFTVLGPNSPTGSISLQFSAELTARYIAQWLERFRRGELTAVEVTEEATAAFTEKVAAAMGPTVWNTGCNSWYFTDGGTIDLWPFDRKTMVDMLSAPDDRDFVVTAPRR comes from the coding sequence ATGACCGAACCCCGCGTGGTGATCATCGGGGCCGGCGTCGCCGGCATATCGACCGCGTACGTACTGCAACAGCAGGGATTCACCGACTGGGTGGTGCTGGAGAAAGGCGCCGATGTGGGCGGCGTCTGGTACTGGAACCACTACCCGGGTCTCACCTGCGACGTCCCCTCGCAGATCTACCAATTCGCGTTTGCACCGAAACCGGATTGGGAGCGGATCTGGGCCACCGGCCCCGACATCCAGCGATACCACCGCGACGTGGTGGACGAGCTCGGTCTGGCGGACCGGATCCGCTGCGACACAGAAGTCCTCGCAGCCGAATTCGACGACGCCTCGCACACCTGGACGCTCACACTGAACACTGGCGAGACACTGGTGGCGGACTTCGTGGTGTGCGCGACCGGAGTGCTGCAGAACCCCGCGATACCCGACCTCCCCGGTCTGGCAAAGTTCGACGGCCCCGTGGTGCACACCGCTCGCTGGGACGACGCCCTGGTGACCGACGGTAAGCGGATCGCCGTGATCGGCACGGGCTCCACCGGGGTGCAGGTGGTTTCCGCCCTGCACTCCGGCGCGCGGTCGGTGACACACTTCGTCCGCTCGCCGCAGTGGGTGCTGTGGGCACCCATGCGCATACCCCAGTTCAGCGCCGTCACGACCCTGTTCGAGCGGGTCCCCGGGCTGCTGGACTCGGTGCATCGAGGGTTGCTGTGGGGCTCGGGCATCCTCGCCGACATCGTGACCACACCCTCGTGGCGGCGACGGGCGGTCCAGGCCTACGCTCGCGCATCGCTGCGTCTGCAGGTGCGCGATAAGCAATTGCGCACCCGACTGACCCCGGACTACGAACCGCTGTGCAAGCGGCAGGTGGTCTCCGGCAGTTACTACCGCGCACTGCAGAGCGACACCGTGGAGCTGGTCACCGACGACATCGCGGAGATCACCGCCGAAGGCCTGCGCACCGCGGATGGCACGCTGCACGAGGCCGATGTACTCGTGCTGGCCACGGGTTTCCGCGCGCACGACTACATGCGCCCGATGCAGGTGACCGGCCGGGAGGGCATCAAGCTCGACGATGCCTGGGCCGACGGGCCCCGTGCCTACCGGATGACCGCGATCCCGGGCTTCCCCAATCTGTTCACGGTGCTGGGCCCGAACTCCCCCACCGGCTCAATCTCGCTGCAATTCTCCGCCGAACTCACCGCGCGGTACATCGCGCAGTGGCTCGAGCGGTTCCGGCGCGGCGAACTGACGGCCGTCGAGGTCACCGAGGAAGCGACCGCGGCGTTCACCGAGAAGGTGGCCGCAGCGATGGGCCCGACGGTGTGGAACACCGGCTGTAACTCGTGGTACTTCACCGATGGCGGCACCATCGATCTGTGGCCGTTCGACCGGAAGACCATGGTGGACATGTTGTCCGCACCGGACGATCGGGACTTCGTGGTGACCGCGCCGAGGCGCTGA
- a CDS encoding patatin-like phospholipase family protein produces the protein MSRALVIGCGGTIGGAWTMAALAALADQLDWDPREAAVLQGTSAGAEIVTLLSGGYSPHELVSMQEERSADPVLTRHLAATPGSLPRIPISLPSQPSTLWSRTGGHAPLTGVAPRGRGDARWLQELADSVLGVSAPVPERARLVAYEPATGERVAFGAAGAPSATAGEALRASWAIPAWMPPVTISGRTFVDGGAASTASLDLIAPDDADEIYAIVSMASAPGVRGPGIGGLMEQALLRRPMSSVFWREVAVARARGQKVTVIAPDAADLAGLGANFMARGKRAAAFAAAQRTAPQTVRRALSGEAVPR, from the coding sequence GTGAGCCGCGCACTCGTCATCGGCTGCGGCGGCACCATCGGCGGCGCCTGGACCATGGCCGCGCTCGCGGCGCTCGCCGATCAGCTGGACTGGGACCCTCGCGAGGCCGCTGTGCTCCAGGGCACCTCGGCCGGCGCCGAGATCGTAACCCTGCTCTCCGGCGGGTATTCGCCGCACGAGCTGGTCTCGATGCAAGAGGAGCGCAGTGCCGATCCCGTGCTCACCCGGCATCTGGCGGCGACACCCGGTTCGTTGCCCCGGATCCCGATCTCACTGCCGTCGCAGCCCTCCACCCTGTGGAGCCGCACCGGCGGGCACGCTCCGCTGACCGGTGTGGCACCACGCGGACGCGGTGACGCACGCTGGCTGCAGGAACTCGCGGATTCCGTTCTGGGCGTAAGTGCCCCGGTACCCGAGCGCGCGCGGCTCGTGGCCTACGAACCCGCCACCGGTGAGCGGGTGGCCTTCGGCGCGGCGGGCGCACCGTCGGCCACGGCGGGCGAGGCACTGCGCGCCTCGTGGGCCATTCCGGCCTGGATGCCACCCGTCACGATCAGCGGGCGCACCTTCGTCGACGGCGGCGCGGCCTCGACGGCCTCGCTCGATCTGATCGCTCCCGACGATGCGGACGAGATCTACGCGATCGTCTCCATGGCCTCGGCTCCGGGCGTCCGCGGTCCGGGTATCGGCGGCCTGATGGAGCAGGCACTGCTGCGCCGGCCGATGTCTTCGGTGTTCTGGCGTGAGGTGGCCGTGGCACGGGCCCGGGGACAGAAGGTTACTGTGATCGCGCCCGACGCTGCCGATCTCGCCGGGCTCGGCGCGAACTTCATGGCCCGTGGCAAGCGGGCCGCGGCCTTCGCCGCGGCGCAGCGGACCGCACCGCAGACGGTACGCCGGGCCCTATCCGGGGAGGCGGTGCCGCGATGA
- a CDS encoding SDR family oxidoreductase, whose protein sequence is MTLLDRLLPIGGRRRPDLNGAVVVVTGGARGIGAATARLFAQQGARVWIGDIDPDVAHTTAQTIPGARAGYLDVTDRASWDTLLTEVTAAAGPVDVLVNNAGVMPLGHFESEAEATTDLILDVNVRGMLNGMRATIPAMVHRGHGHVVNVASMAGMIPLPGMVTYNASKFAALGASLGARREYDGTGVAVCAILPAAVRTELSSGAELGGALPTVDPEDVAAAVVDTMRTRAARTSVPKWVAPGWSLVDAFVPEPVERLARRLAGDRRGLDLDADARRAYTDRLDRHASAHAEGVAQ, encoded by the coding sequence ATGACGCTTCTCGACCGGCTACTCCCGATCGGCGGCAGGCGCCGCCCCGACCTGAACGGGGCGGTGGTCGTCGTCACAGGTGGTGCGCGCGGCATCGGAGCGGCGACGGCCCGGCTGTTCGCGCAGCAGGGCGCACGGGTCTGGATCGGCGATATCGACCCGGACGTGGCGCACACGACCGCTCAGACGATCCCCGGCGCCCGCGCCGGGTACCTCGACGTGACCGACCGGGCCTCGTGGGACACCCTCCTCACCGAGGTCACCGCCGCAGCGGGACCGGTGGACGTGCTCGTCAACAACGCCGGTGTGATGCCTCTCGGCCACTTCGAATCCGAGGCCGAGGCCACCACCGATCTGATCCTGGACGTGAACGTGCGCGGCATGCTCAACGGCATGCGCGCGACGATCCCGGCGATGGTGCACCGCGGACACGGACACGTGGTGAACGTCGCGTCGATGGCGGGCATGATCCCGCTCCCCGGAATGGTCACCTACAACGCGAGCAAGTTCGCCGCACTCGGCGCCTCCCTCGGCGCACGCCGCGAGTACGACGGCACCGGCGTCGCAGTGTGCGCGATCCTGCCCGCCGCCGTCCGCACCGAGCTCTCATCGGGCGCCGAGCTCGGCGGCGCACTCCCCACCGTCGATCCGGAGGACGTCGCCGCCGCCGTGGTCGACACGATGCGCACCCGGGCCGCCCGGACATCGGTGCCGAAATGGGTCGCCCCCGGCTGGAGCCTGGTGGATGCCTTCGTGCCCGAGCCGGTGGAACGACTCGCGCGGCGCCTCGCCGGCGATCGGCGCGGCCTCGACCTCGACGCGGACGCCCGCCGGGCGTACACCGACCGGCTCGACCGGCACGCCAGCGCGCACGCCGAGGGCGTCGCCCAGTGA